A region from the Bacillus sp. Marseille-P3661 genome encodes:
- a CDS encoding UxaA family hydrolase gives MTSKFWGYRRPDGKVGIRNHVLILPTITCATQAAKQITELVQGTVSFIHQHGCAQVGVDYDQTFRTYVGMGLNPNVYGVVVLGLGCETHQARSVAGEIAKSGKPVVTVSIQDHGGTLQAIAEGAKVAAKMVQDASALMREECDISELIIGTECGGSDACSGLSANPAVGVVSDMIVDHGGTAILAETTELIGAEHLLAARAVDDQVAKRVYEVIEAMENRSILMGVDIRTGNPSPGNIKGGLSSLEEKSLGAANKAGSRPLQELINYAEAPTKKGLVWMDTPGHDIEQLTGMVAGGAQIVLFTTGRGTPTGSPIAPTIKISTNSNIFEKMSDNIDLNAGTIIDGTETVSEVGQRIFSEITTVSSGKLTKAEILKQHDFGIWRIGPTF, from the coding sequence TTGACAAGTAAATTTTGGGGTTATCGTCGTCCGGATGGTAAAGTAGGAATTCGTAATCATGTACTAATCCTACCGACCATTACTTGCGCTACTCAAGCCGCAAAACAAATTACAGAACTTGTTCAAGGAACAGTTTCTTTTATTCATCAGCATGGATGTGCACAAGTAGGGGTTGACTATGATCAAACATTCCGTACTTATGTTGGAATGGGATTGAATCCAAATGTATATGGTGTTGTTGTTTTAGGATTAGGTTGTGAAACACATCAAGCTCGAAGTGTAGCTGGTGAAATTGCGAAAAGCGGGAAACCAGTAGTAACAGTCTCAATCCAAGATCACGGCGGCACACTTCAAGCCATTGCTGAAGGTGCAAAGGTTGCTGCCAAAATGGTACAGGATGCGTCTGCATTGATGCGTGAAGAGTGTGACATAAGTGAATTAATTATTGGAACAGAATGCGGCGGCTCTGATGCTTGCTCAGGATTATCTGCAAATCCTGCTGTAGGTGTTGTAAGTGACATGATTGTTGATCATGGTGGAACTGCAATCCTTGCAGAAACAACAGAACTTATTGGTGCAGAGCATTTATTAGCAGCACGTGCCGTTGATGATCAAGTTGCTAAACGTGTATATGAAGTAATTGAAGCGATGGAAAACCGTTCGATTTTAATGGGTGTTGACATTCGTACAGGTAACCCAAGTCCTGGTAATATCAAAGGTGGGCTTAGTTCATTAGAAGAAAAATCACTTGGAGCTGCGAATAAAGCAGGCAGTCGTCCGTTACAAGAACTAATCAACTATGCAGAGGCACCGACGAAAAAAGGATTAGTATGGATGGATACACCTGGTCATGATATTGAACAATTAACAGGTATGGTTGCTGGTGGAGCTCAAATCGTATTATTTACAACAGGTAGAGGTACGCCTACTGGTTCACCGATTGCACCAACGATTAAAATCTCAACAAATTCAAATATATTTGAAAAAATGTCTGATAATATCGACTTAAACGCTGGTACAATTATCGATGGTACTGAAACAGTTAGTGAAGTTGGTCAACGGATTTTTTCTGAAATTACTACAGTTTCATCAGGTAAATTAACAAAAGCAGAGATACTAAAACAACATGATTTTGGAATTTGGAGAATTGGTCCCACATTCTAA
- a CDS encoding UxaA family hydrolase has translation MATAHKTVMMKPHDKVAIALDYIESGTSLEVVCQDKTFNVTIKDPIEFGHKFAVVPIKLGEDIIKYGEVIGVAVKDIEVGQHVHIHNLEGKRGRGDKIDK, from the coding sequence ATGGCTACAGCTCATAAAACAGTTATGATGAAACCTCACGATAAGGTAGCGATAGCTTTAGATTATATTGAATCAGGAACTTCATTAGAGGTAGTCTGCCAAGATAAAACATTCAATGTTACAATAAAAGATCCTATCGAATTTGGTCATAAATTTGCTGTTGTACCTATTAAACTAGGTGAAGACATCATCAAATATGGGGAAGTAATCGGTGTTGCAGTAAAAGATATTGAAGTTGGACAGCATGTTCATATTCATAATTTAGAAGGCAAAAGAGGAAGGGGCGATAAAATTGACAAGTAA
- a CDS encoding fumarylacetoacetate hydrolase family protein translates to MRIIRFAQDNNITLAALTDEGNIYALPQKDFMEVINSADEKQTTALAIVQDVIANSVPLEVKVEDVNLIVPIEAPEVWASGVTYLKSKEARNYEATQGKLDVAETFYDKVYDAPRPEIFFKSTDKRTVGPNQDVYIRSDSEWQIPEPELGLVINKQGKVLGYIVGNDMSSRDIEGENPLYLPQAKVWRNSCSIGPAIRLAETVEDPYQFEITCRIFRNDEQVFEGSASTGQLKRKFDELVSYLTRDNVIFDGTVLLTGTCIVPPNEFTLADGDRVDIEISGIGVLSNPVKSHATVTA, encoded by the coding sequence ATGAGAATTATTCGCTTTGCACAAGACAACAACATCACGTTAGCAGCATTAACAGATGAAGGCAACATTTATGCACTACCACAAAAGGATTTCATGGAAGTTATTAACTCTGCTGATGAAAAACAAACAACTGCACTTGCAATCGTTCAAGATGTGATTGCTAATAGCGTTCCTTTAGAAGTTAAAGTTGAAGATGTAAACTTAATCGTTCCAATTGAAGCACCTGAAGTTTGGGCATCTGGTGTAACATACTTAAAGAGTAAGGAAGCAAGAAACTACGAAGCAACTCAAGGTAAATTAGATGTTGCTGAAACTTTCTATGATAAAGTTTATGATGCCCCACGTCCAGAGATTTTCTTCAAATCTACTGACAAGCGTACTGTTGGTCCTAACCAGGATGTATATATTCGTTCAGATTCTGAATGGCAAATTCCTGAGCCAGAACTTGGACTTGTAATTAATAAGCAAGGTAAAGTACTTGGATACATTGTAGGTAATGATATGAGTAGCCGTGATATCGAAGGAGAAAACCCTCTTTACTTGCCTCAAGCAAAGGTTTGGAGAAATTCTTGTTCAATTGGACCTGCTATTCGTTTAGCTGAAACTGTAGAAGACCCTTATCAATTCGAAATTACTTGCCGCATTTTTAGAAACGATGAGCAAGTATTTGAAGGTTCTGCAAGCACTGGTCAATTAAAAAGAAAATTTGATGAGCTTGTTTCTTACTTAACTCGTGATAATGTAATTTTTGATGGTACAGTATTGCTTACTGGTACTTGTATCGTTCCGCCAAACGAATTTACATTAGCTGATGGAGACCGTGTTGATATTGAAATCTCTGGTATTGGTGTGTTAAGTAATCCAGTAAAAAGTCACGCTACTGTAACAGCTTAA
- a CDS encoding IclR family transcriptional regulator has translation MPIIQAVDRALRILDLFDEYETEIKITDISERMMLHKSTVHSLLKTLQMHHYIEQNPENGKYRLGLKLFERGNFVIQNLDIRSLAKQHLLEISKETGRTVHLVLLVGHEGVYIDKIESPTATILYSRIGGRVPIHSSGVGKALLISKSNDEIEEILKDYEFTKQTPNTISSKEEFLEEMDRVREKGYAIDNQENEPGVYCVAFPIRNHDGRVVAALSLSAAANQLTDAEIATNTELLRQKSCDLSAKLGYQYRASLPR, from the coding sequence ATGCCTATAATTCAAGCTGTAGACCGGGCTCTACGAATTTTAGATTTATTTGATGAATATGAAACGGAAATAAAGATAACGGATATTAGTGAACGGATGATGCTCCACAAGAGCACCGTTCACTCGTTATTGAAAACGTTACAAATGCATCATTATATCGAACAAAATCCCGAAAACGGCAAATACCGCTTGGGATTAAAGTTATTTGAAAGAGGTAACTTTGTAATCCAAAACCTAGATATTCGATCATTAGCGAAACAGCATCTACTAGAGATATCAAAAGAAACTGGAAGAACTGTTCATCTTGTTCTTTTAGTGGGTCATGAAGGGGTATATATTGATAAAATTGAAAGCCCTACCGCGACGATTTTGTATTCTAGAATCGGTGGTAGAGTACCTATTCATTCTAGTGGTGTTGGGAAAGCGCTTTTAATTTCAAAGTCAAATGATGAAATTGAAGAAATTCTAAAAGACTATGAATTTACTAAGCAAACACCAAATACAATTTCTAGTAAAGAAGAATTTCTTGAAGAAATGGATCGTGTAAGAGAAAAAGGTTATGCAATTGATAATCAAGAAAACGAACCAGGTGTTTATTGTGTAGCATTTCCGATTCGTAATCATGATGGAAGAGTTGTAGCCGCACTAAGTTTATCTGCAGCAGCCAACCAACTTACAGATGCTGAAATCGCTACAAATACGGAACTATTACGACAAAAAAGCTGTGATCTATCAGCGAAACTTGGCTATCAGTATCGAGCTAGTTTACCAAGATAA
- a CDS encoding U32 family peptidase, protein MQETRDFIEKLGYPSTDCHDLPTSTKRFPDGAQYRVELPSVEGPASFQALVDECKKRDVYIHRISQGSGIMLLTDEELEQMAEIGRRENLEVSLFVGPRGTFDITPMQLASAGKIAGLRSQGMDQLVYAIEDIKRAVRFGFRSILVSDEGLLVLVNEFKKAGELPEDLVVKISVQMAQSNPVSIKLIQDAGADTYNVPTDLTLAKLAAIRKVIDIPIDIYVEAPDDIGGFIRHYDIPEIIRVAAPVYIKFGLRNSPNIYPSGTHLESTSIALCKERVRRAQIGLELLKRYAPHLTTSEKGAEGLGVPVEKVTV, encoded by the coding sequence ATGCAAGAAACTCGTGATTTTATTGAAAAATTAGGTTACCCAAGTACAGATTGCCATGATCTACCAACATCAACTAAAAGATTCCCTGATGGAGCACAATACCGTGTAGAACTACCAAGTGTAGAAGGCCCTGCTTCATTTCAAGCACTTGTAGATGAATGTAAAAAGCGTGATGTATATATTCACCGTATTTCACAAGGTAGCGGAATTATGCTATTAACTGATGAAGAGCTTGAGCAAATGGCTGAAATTGGCCGTCGTGAAAACTTAGAAGTAAGTCTTTTCGTTGGGCCACGTGGTACTTTTGATATCACTCCTATGCAATTAGCAAGTGCTGGTAAAATAGCTGGTCTTCGTTCACAAGGTATGGACCAATTAGTATATGCCATTGAAGATATCAAGCGTGCAGTTAGATTCGGTTTTAGAAGTATTTTAGTTTCAGATGAAGGTCTATTAGTACTAGTAAATGAATTCAAAAAAGCTGGTGAACTTCCAGAAGATTTAGTGGTTAAAATTTCTGTGCAAATGGCACAATCAAACCCAGTATCTATCAAACTAATTCAAGATGCTGGTGCAGATACGTATAACGTACCAACAGATCTTACTTTGGCAAAACTAGCTGCTATTCGTAAAGTTATTGATATCCCAATTGATATTTATGTAGAGGCACCAGATGACATCGGTGGATTTATTCGTCATTATGATATCCCTGAGATTATAAGAGTTGCAGCTCCAGTTTATATTAAATTTGGTTTAAGAAATTCACCTAATATTTATCCATCTGGAACACACCTAGAAAGTACTTCTATTGCGCTATGTAAAGAACGTGTACGTAGAGCTCAGATAGGATTAGAGTTATTAAAGCGTTATGCGCCACATTTAACTACATCTGAAAAAGGTGCAGAAGGTTTAGGTGTACCAGTGGAAAAAGTAACAGTTTAA
- a CDS encoding dihydroxy-acid dehydratase domain-containing protein, whose translation MSVLYPKIQNSYNPYRDNVQGKANEPITVAGLLDRSKQLLGTEYEGPAPDWTLEEIVNRLEENAPRIAIVGGSADHPAHIMDFKTSAHAAIRIWQNGGIPFYFSTPVMCDGTAQNNQGMSYSLQSRNAVAQMVVNQMEAHSYHGAFVIQGCDKQPLGVVSAMAHLDRIRQYRGEAPFFATFAPAHVLQGGTIPPALFAELEEVAKNAEQQGAPDLADDLRDAMAYILQCSSNTAFQGVFERLVDRSIITKAAHKDYEKRLAVATCDGSGGVCAFNGTGNSSRHLVAGMGLVHPAVELLTQSPNQSQVNEVLDSLAVMINDPYYGAANIMATNIRNAIRIHSASGGSTNLMMHTVAGMLYGGFKFSLWDLDEIHHSHPIPDLFNYSLTEGRDIFSLAMQCCDSESRGMESLFYELLENGVPMDVDAPTVAGKTWRERLANTENLSADNVKDNPVILSKPRRPFSGVDVLTGNFFESAVVKISGMSTHQLDDFDKKAAFVLYYENEDDANHGLLDSNLLPKLRDNGSFSHENLLAVLKQNSPSTYDEWKTEDYHTLFDKMVDNGSLKIAVLVSGQGPVAFGMPEMFTPMQHINANRKLKRLATLISDGRYSGVSYGAAIGHMTPEAKEDGGILYLQTGDLLYLSLREREIQFIDDSAFRSGSLEFKFDHIRAERKELAKERLATMQKRQRQVAASNRMIGHTDAANGVVPIAVSEEAVLDYKTDVLLKSQLTINTTN comes from the coding sequence ATGTCAGTTTTATATCCTAAGATTCAAAATTCGTATAACCCTTATCGTGATAACGTTCAAGGTAAAGCAAACGAACCCATTACTGTTGCAGGTTTGTTAGACCGTTCGAAACAGTTACTTGGAACTGAGTATGAAGGGCCAGCGCCTGATTGGACGCTTGAAGAAATAGTAAATCGATTAGAGGAAAATGCACCTCGTATTGCCATAGTCGGTGGATCAGCTGATCACCCAGCACATATTATGGACTTTAAAACATCTGCACATGCTGCCATTCGTATTTGGCAAAATGGTGGTATTCCGTTTTATTTCTCAACACCGGTTATGTGCGATGGAACAGCACAAAACAACCAAGGTATGAGCTATTCATTACAAAGCCGGAACGCTGTTGCTCAAATGGTTGTTAACCAAATGGAAGCTCATAGCTATCATGGAGCATTTGTAATCCAAGGCTGTGATAAACAACCATTAGGTGTAGTAAGTGCTATGGCACACTTAGATAGAATTCGCCAATATCGCGGAGAAGCGCCGTTTTTTGCAACTTTTGCACCTGCACATGTTTTACAAGGTGGCACAATACCGCCAGCTTTATTTGCGGAATTAGAAGAAGTGGCAAAGAATGCCGAGCAACAAGGTGCACCAGACTTAGCTGATGATTTAAGAGATGCGATGGCATACATTTTACAATGTTCATCGAATACAGCATTTCAAGGTGTTTTTGAACGCCTGGTAGACCGCAGTATTATTACAAAAGCTGCTCATAAAGATTATGAAAAACGTTTAGCAGTTGCAACATGTGATGGAAGCGGAGGCGTTTGCGCGTTCAATGGTACAGGTAATAGCTCACGTCACTTAGTTGCGGGTATGGGATTAGTTCACCCTGCAGTAGAGCTGCTTACACAATCACCGAACCAATCACAAGTAAATGAAGTGCTTGATAGCTTAGCAGTAATGATTAATGATCCGTATTATGGGGCTGCCAATATTATGGCAACAAATATTCGCAATGCAATCCGTATTCATAGCGCATCAGGCGGTTCTACAAATTTAATGATGCATACAGTAGCTGGAATGCTTTACGGTGGATTTAAATTTAGTTTATGGGATTTAGATGAAATTCATCATTCACACCCAATTCCAGACTTGTTTAATTATAGTTTAACAGAAGGACGCGACATATTCTCTCTTGCAATGCAGTGCTGTGATAGCGAAAGTCGTGGTATGGAATCTTTATTCTACGAGTTGTTAGAGAATGGAGTTCCAATGGATGTTGATGCACCTACTGTTGCAGGCAAAACATGGCGTGAGCGTCTAGCTAATACAGAGAACTTATCTGCGGATAATGTAAAAGACAATCCAGTAATCTTGTCTAAACCTAGACGACCATTTAGTGGCGTAGATGTGTTAACCGGTAACTTCTTTGAAAGCGCAGTTGTTAAAATTAGCGGTATGAGTACACATCAATTGGATGATTTCGACAAAAAAGCTGCATTTGTACTTTATTATGAAAATGAAGATGATGCTAACCATGGCTTACTAGATTCCAATCTTTTGCCAAAGCTAAGAGATAATGGCAGCTTTAGCCATGAGAATCTTCTTGCGGTATTAAAACAAAATTCACCAAGTACTTACGATGAGTGGAAAACAGAGGACTATCACACACTATTTGACAAGATGGTTGATAATGGCAGTTTGAAAATTGCAGTTCTCGTATCTGGCCAAGGACCGGTTGCATTTGGAATGCCAGAAATGTTTACACCGATGCAGCATATCAATGCAAACCGTAAATTAAAGCGTTTAGCAACATTAATTAGCGATGGACGTTATTCTGGAGTATCATATGGTGCAGCAATTGGTCATATGACACCTGAGGCTAAAGAAGACGGTGGAATTTTATACTTGCAAACTGGTGATCTATTATACTTAAGTTTGCGTGAACGTGAGATTCAATTCATTGATGATTCAGCATTCCGTTCAGGTTCATTAGAATTTAAATTTGATCATATTAGAGCCGAAAGAAAAGAATTAGCGAAAGAGCGTTTAGCAACAATGCAAAAACGTCAACGTCAAGTTGCAGCAAGTAACCGTATGATAGGTCATACAGATGCTGCTAACGGTGTTGTACCTATTGCTGTTTCAGAAGAAGCAGTATTAGACTATAAAACTGATGTATTACTTAAGTCTCAACTTACTATAAATACAACAAACTAA
- a CDS encoding TRAP transporter substrate-binding protein yields the protein MKKKIISVLMILSLFLLAACGGGSSTSTGSSSEGESAGTESSSGEKKTLRVSIGVNDQHPEYESAMKFKELVESQTDDFIVEVYHSGQIADDRSAIEMLQFGTLEITIPSTSPLVNFIPAYGVFDLPFTIPSAEVADKVLDGPFGEKMFSLLEEQSLVGLAWWENGFRNLTNDVRAVAKMEDLQGLKIRTMENEIHLDAWKALGANPTPMAFTELFTAMQQGTVDGQENPYPTIDLSQYAEVQQHVSSTNHVYTPFIFLFSKQIWDTLTPEQQEIIRNAAVEAGKHNRQRSREVAAESLERLKQSMTFTEITPEEHARFAEAVAPVIEKHADTIGKEYVDEYLAEIAKNQ from the coding sequence ATGAAAAAGAAAATTATAAGTGTACTTATGATCTTATCATTGTTTTTATTAGCAGCTTGCGGAGGTGGTTCTAGTACATCAACTGGTTCTTCTTCAGAAGGTGAAAGTGCTGGAACTGAATCTAGTAGTGGTGAAAAGAAAACACTTCGTGTAAGTATCGGTGTTAATGATCAACATCCAGAATATGAATCAGCAATGAAGTTCAAAGAATTAGTAGAAAGTCAAACTGATGATTTCATCGTTGAAGTATACCATTCAGGACAAATAGCTGATGATCGTTCTGCGATTGAAATGTTACAATTTGGTACGCTTGAAATTACTATTCCTTCTACATCACCGTTAGTTAACTTTATTCCAGCATATGGAGTGTTTGACTTACCTTTCACAATTCCAAGTGCAGAAGTAGCTGACAAAGTGCTAGACGGACCATTTGGTGAAAAAATGTTTAGCTTACTTGAAGAACAAAGTTTAGTTGGATTAGCTTGGTGGGAAAATGGTTTCCGTAACTTAACGAATGACGTGCGCGCTGTTGCGAAAATGGAAGATCTTCAAGGTTTGAAAATTCGTACAATGGAAAACGAAATTCACTTAGATGCTTGGAAAGCATTAGGGGCAAATCCAACACCAATGGCTTTCACTGAATTATTTACTGCAATGCAACAAGGTACAGTTGATGGACAAGAAAATCCATATCCAACAATTGATTTAAGTCAGTATGCTGAAGTACAACAACATGTATCAAGCACAAATCACGTTTATACACCATTTATCTTCTTATTCAGTAAGCAAATTTGGGATACTTTAACACCAGAACAACAAGAGATTATCCGAAACGCTGCAGTTGAAGCTGGTAAGCATAACCGTCAACGCAGCCGTGAAGTTGCAGCTGAAAGTTTAGAAAGATTAAAACAATCAATGACATTTACTGAAATCACACCAGAAGAACATGCACGCTTTGCAGAAGCAGTAGCACCAGTTATTGAGAAACACGCTGATACAATCGGTAAAGAATATGTTGATGAATATTTAGCAGAAATCGCTAAAAATCAATAA
- a CDS encoding dihydrodipicolinate synthase family protein: MSTNVLFKGIIPPVSTLFTSDGSLDTASMKKLIDYLIDSGVNGLFFLGTGGEFSQMSTEERMEVASFATKYVAGRVPVLIGTGGTNTREVIDLSKHSKEVGADGVVIVNPFYWNLSEENLYKHYSTIAESVDTNIIFYNFPGLTGQDLSPEFVLKLAKNHSNIVGIKETVDTAGHIREMILTVKAERPDFAVLTGFDDHLLNNLALGGDGAISASTNFAPELQVGIYRAFQSGDFAKATELHRRLAYLPLMYKLDTPFVSVVKEAMRLTGRELSSTYVLPPANQLAESKLEELKTILSKAGLYKN, encoded by the coding sequence ATGAGTACGAACGTGCTGTTTAAAGGTATTATCCCACCGGTTTCAACTTTGTTTACTAGCGATGGTTCTTTAGATACTGCAAGTATGAAAAAGCTAATTGATTATTTAATCGATTCAGGAGTCAATGGTCTATTCTTTTTAGGTACAGGTGGCGAATTCAGTCAAATGTCAACTGAAGAAAGAATGGAAGTAGCTTCGTTTGCAACTAAATACGTAGCCGGTCGTGTTCCTGTTCTTATCGGAACAGGGGGTACGAATACTCGTGAGGTAATAGACTTATCAAAACATAGTAAAGAAGTAGGGGCAGATGGTGTTGTTATCGTCAACCCTTTTTATTGGAATTTATCTGAAGAAAACTTATATAAACACTACTCAACTATTGCCGAATCGGTAGATACAAACATAATTTTTTATAACTTTCCTGGATTGACTGGTCAGGATCTATCTCCGGAGTTTGTTCTCAAGCTTGCTAAGAATCATTCTAATATCGTAGGTATTAAAGAAACTGTTGATACAGCTGGACATATTCGAGAAATGATCTTAACAGTAAAGGCTGAAAGACCTGATTTTGCAGTATTAACTGGCTTTGATGATCATTTATTGAACAACTTAGCTCTTGGAGGCGATGGTGCTATTTCTGCCAGCACTAACTTTGCACCTGAACTACAAGTTGGTATATATCGAGCCTTTCAATCAGGTGATTTTGCGAAAGCAACGGAATTGCATCGCCGTTTAGCATATTTACCACTTATGTATAAATTAGATACACCATTTGTGAGTGTTGTAAAAGAAGCGATGCGTTTAACAGGTAGAGAACTGTCTTCAACATACGTGTTGCCACCTGCAAACCAACTTGCGGAAAGTAAGTTAGAGGAGCTTAAAACTATTTTAAGTAAAGCTGGACTCTATAAAAACTAA
- a CDS encoding C-terminal binding protein — MSKFKVVITDFEFSTLAPEEEVLATVDAELIRAQCKTEDEVIEAAKDADGILNQYAPISRKVLESLPNLKVVSRYGVGVNTVDIAAATENNVIVGNVTDYCMDEVSDHAFALLMSCARKTVVLNNEVKRGNWDFKVSVPIFRLRGRVLGLAGLGRIPQTLAKKAQAFGINVIAYDPFIPEQVANDLNVKLVTLDELCEQSDYISVHTPLMESTRGLIGEKQFKLMKKEAIIINTARGPVIDEQALIKALQDGEIAGAGLDVLEQEPIASDNPLLKMDNVVLNPHAAWYSEEAELELKRKTAQNIADVLAGYYPTYLFNKEVKETVKLKEKNN, encoded by the coding sequence TTGAGTAAGTTTAAAGTAGTTATTACAGATTTTGAATTTTCCACGTTAGCACCTGAAGAAGAAGTGCTTGCTACTGTTGATGCAGAGTTAATCCGTGCACAATGTAAAACAGAGGACGAAGTGATTGAAGCGGCAAAGGATGCTGATGGTATCCTTAATCAATACGCTCCGATTTCTAGAAAAGTGCTTGAAAGCCTTCCAAATTTAAAAGTTGTCTCACGCTATGGTGTTGGTGTAAATACAGTTGATATTGCAGCAGCGACAGAAAATAATGTTATTGTAGGTAATGTCACAGATTATTGTATGGATGAAGTTTCAGATCATGCATTCGCACTATTAATGTCTTGTGCTAGAAAAACAGTAGTATTAAATAATGAAGTTAAACGAGGAAATTGGGATTTTAAAGTAAGCGTACCAATCTTCCGTCTAAGAGGACGTGTGTTAGGCTTAGCCGGTCTTGGCCGTATACCTCAAACCTTGGCTAAAAAAGCTCAGGCATTCGGTATCAATGTCATTGCATATGATCCATTCATACCTGAACAAGTTGCTAATGATTTAAATGTAAAGCTAGTAACTCTTGATGAACTATGTGAGCAATCTGACTATATATCTGTTCATACACCTTTAATGGAGTCAACTCGTGGCTTAATTGGAGAAAAACAATTCAAGTTAATGAAAAAAGAAGCGATTATTATTAATACTGCTCGAGGTCCTGTTATTGACGAGCAAGCGTTAATTAAGGCGTTACAAGATGGGGAAATTGCAGGAGCAGGTTTGGACGTTCTAGAACAGGAACCTATTGCAAGTGATAACCCATTGTTAAAAATGGATAATGTTGTATTAAATCCACATGCTGCTTGGTATTCTGAAGAGGCAGAGTTAGAATTGAAACGAAAAACAGCACAAAATATCGCCGATGTATTAGCAGGATATTATCCTACTTATTTGTTCAATAAAGAAGTAAAAGAAACAGTAAAACTAAAAGAAAAGAATAATTAG
- a CDS encoding alpha/beta hydrolase: MIPNEYNVLKGAESFYIKGNNTGILLLHGFVGTPQSVQYIGEKYAEKGLTVLAPRLKGHGTHYTDLNTISYYEWINECIDAYNTLKKECDQVFIIGQSMGGILALHLASILKDVSGVITINAAIHVPGYEIYRGAESPRYIHEGTPDIKDQAVNEITYEQVPLHSIKQLLSVIDHTKKTLYQVTCPLLLFKSSIDHVVPPISTDFIYDSVQSQHKMIKILNNSYHVASMDYDKNIIINHTIDFITDVKSQKQKYKLLQ, from the coding sequence ATGATACCAAATGAATATAATGTACTAAAAGGTGCGGAATCTTTTTATATAAAAGGAAATAATACTGGTATTTTACTACTTCATGGCTTTGTTGGAACGCCACAAAGCGTTCAATATATAGGAGAAAAGTATGCTGAAAAGGGATTGACAGTCTTAGCTCCAAGATTAAAAGGTCACGGCACACATTATACAGACCTTAATACTATAAGCTATTACGAATGGATTAACGAATGTATAGATGCATATAACACATTAAAAAAAGAATGTGACCAAGTTTTCATAATTGGTCAATCGATGGGTGGCATACTTGCATTGCACCTTGCAAGTATACTTAAGGATGTAAGTGGAGTTATTACTATAAATGCTGCAATCCACGTACCCGGATATGAAATCTATAGGGGCGCTGAGTCACCTAGATATATTCATGAAGGTACCCCTGATATCAAAGACCAAGCGGTAAACGAAATCACTTACGAGCAGGTACCATTACATTCAATTAAGCAATTACTATCCGTAATTGATCATACAAAAAAGACACTTTACCAGGTAACGTGCCCACTTTTACTTTTTAAATCCTCTATTGACCATGTTGTACCACCAATAAGTACGGATTTTATCTATGATAGTGTCCAATCGCAACATAAGATGATAAAGATACTGAACAATTCCTACCATGTAGCATCTATGGACTATGATAAAAATATCATCATTAATCACACTATTGATTTTATTACCGATGTTAAAAGCCAAAAACAAAAGTATAAACTCCTCCAGTAG
- a CDS encoding polysaccharide deacetylase family protein — MYDLKDNRWLTNVSQMKNNNDKVVLTFDDGPSRNLNTILDILLKEKVPAVFFWQSRLLYEKRPWKRVLAEGHRIGTHSINHKDLVRLSYSEQYRQIKSSKKSIEKITGETVSYFRPPFGRYNDATLDILERLQLTPIMWEISSYDWELKEQPYMIVNNVVENSRPGSIVLLHELEQTVVALPHIIKGIRAKGLDFCTF, encoded by the coding sequence GTGTACGATCTTAAAGATAACCGCTGGTTGACTAACGTATCACAAATGAAAAATAACAACGATAAAGTTGTATTGACATTTGATGATGGTCCAAGCAGGAACTTAAATACAATCTTAGATATTTTATTAAAAGAAAAGGTGCCTGCTGTATTCTTTTGGCAATCTCGATTACTTTATGAAAAACGGCCTTGGAAAAGAGTGCTCGCAGAAGGCCACAGGATTGGTACACATAGCATTAATCATAAAGATCTAGTTAGATTGTCATATAGTGAGCAGTACAGACAGATTAAGAGTAGTAAGAAGTCAATTGAAAAAATTACTGGAGAAACAGTTTCTTATTTTAGACCGCCGTTTGGTAGATATAATGACGCAACATTAGATATATTGGAACGGTTACAGTTAACCCCAATTATGTGGGAAATTTCATCATATGATTGGGAATTAAAGGAACAGCCTTATATGATTGTTAATAATGTTGTTGAAAATAGTAGGCCAGGCTCGATTGTTTTACTACATGAGCTAGAACAAACAGTGGTGGCTTTACCCCATATTATAAAAGGCATACGTGCTAAAGGTCTAGACTTCTGCACTTTTTAA